One Paraburkholderia agricolaris DNA segment encodes these proteins:
- a CDS encoding DNA/RNA non-specific endonuclease: MKKWFACLLFAVSAHASTAPSCIQFTPNAQWPVLTNQKMAPKTRMLCYSDFAVLHSGITHGPLWSTEHLTRDHIEAAKDMVRTNKFFEDARLPDGEGATLADYKRSGFDRGHMSPAGNRWTQEAMAQSFSLANVVPQNRENNQRLWARIETSVRKIATSYDDTYVVTGPIFSGQQLQTIGPTRVFVPTQLFKAVYVPSRKMAFAVVVDNVSTNRYDIRTIHELEAASGIRFPGIPENLKDQRPGGLKGV, translated from the coding sequence ATGAAGAAGTGGTTTGCCTGTCTGTTATTCGCCGTTTCCGCTCACGCGAGCACGGCGCCTTCCTGCATCCAGTTCACCCCGAATGCGCAATGGCCGGTTCTGACCAATCAGAAGATGGCACCAAAAACGCGCATGCTTTGCTATAGCGATTTCGCGGTGCTGCACTCGGGTATCACGCACGGTCCGCTGTGGTCCACCGAGCATCTGACGCGCGACCATATCGAAGCCGCCAAAGACATGGTCCGCACCAACAAATTTTTCGAAGACGCGCGTTTGCCCGACGGCGAAGGTGCCACGCTCGCGGACTACAAGCGTAGCGGCTTCGATCGCGGGCATATGAGCCCGGCGGGCAATCGCTGGACTCAGGAAGCGATGGCACAATCGTTTTCGCTGGCCAACGTGGTGCCGCAAAATCGCGAGAACAATCAGCGCTTGTGGGCACGTATCGAAACGTCGGTGCGCAAGATCGCGACGTCGTACGACGATACGTATGTCGTCACCGGGCCGATTTTCAGCGGCCAGCAACTGCAGACCATCGGACCGACGCGCGTCTTCGTGCCGACGCAATTGTTCAAGGCGGTCTACGTGCCGTCCCGCAAAATGGCGTTCGCGGTGGTAGTGGACAATGTCTCGACCAACCGTTACGACATCCGGACGATTCACGAACTCGAGGCGGCCTCGGGCATCCGTTTTCCGGGCATTCCGGAGAATCTCAAAGACCAGCGACCGGGAGGACTAAAAGGTGTTTAA
- a CDS encoding DUF3564 domain-containing protein, with amino-acid sequence MRLTILINGSDPTVSHDYAVLWLDTDEHRWSREAHQGIDLPPWGELHDDNGVTTLCAPSTDAPLCTLRGLHVDRKQRVSAAQGAAAWTALPTRAPTSGFWRLQAVDRQNVHAEHSVFGN; translated from the coding sequence ATGCGCCTGACCATCCTCATCAACGGTTCCGATCCCACCGTCAGCCACGATTACGCTGTGCTATGGCTCGACACCGACGAACATCGGTGGTCAAGGGAAGCACATCAAGGGATCGATCTGCCCCCTTGGGGCGAATTACACGACGACAATGGCGTGACCACCCTCTGTGCGCCGAGCACGGATGCACCGCTGTGCACGCTGCGCGGCTTGCACGTCGACCGCAAGCAACGCGTGAGCGCGGCGCAAGGCGCCGCAGCCTGGACAGCGTTGCCCACGCGTGCGCCGACCAGCGGCTTCTGGCGCCTGCAAGCCGTCGATCGTCAGAACGTACACGCCGAACATAGCGTGTTCGGTAATTAG
- a CDS encoding DUF4410 domain-containing protein — MLRRFLQFSMVAGCVGAGSTLTAAADSVPFAAPAPIVYVADFELGASSVTPDSGPGQRVRRLRGLLPAGPGPLGKDKNPEEHAKDIVNEMADALTADLKQGGVDARRIAPGQPLPAAGWQVRGVFLSVDDGNRLRRAMVGFGAGQNDIQVAVSCDSLGAADLPPLYQAVEEADSKGKPGAVIKLNPYVIAAKFVMAGGDEKKTLKKTAQQISDSVIAKLHGVAQ; from the coding sequence ATGCTGCGTCGATTTCTGCAATTCTCGATGGTGGCGGGATGCGTGGGCGCGGGATCGACACTCACTGCCGCGGCGGATAGCGTCCCCTTCGCCGCGCCGGCGCCCATCGTCTACGTGGCCGACTTCGAACTCGGCGCGTCCAGCGTGACGCCCGACAGTGGACCAGGACAGCGTGTGCGCCGCCTGCGCGGTCTTTTGCCGGCCGGCCCGGGGCCGCTGGGCAAGGACAAGAATCCAGAGGAGCACGCGAAGGACATCGTGAACGAGATGGCGGATGCGCTGACGGCCGATCTGAAGCAAGGCGGCGTCGACGCGCGCCGCATTGCGCCTGGTCAGCCGCTACCCGCAGCGGGCTGGCAGGTACGAGGCGTGTTTCTGAGTGTCGACGACGGCAATCGTCTAAGACGCGCGATGGTCGGTTTTGGTGCGGGTCAGAACGATATTCAGGTAGCGGTATCGTGCGACAGCCTTGGCGCGGCTGATTTGCCGCCGCTCTATCAGGCCGTCGAAGAAGCCGATAGCAAGGGCAAGCCCGGCGCGGTGATCAAGCTCAATCCCTACGTGATCGCGGCCAAGTTCGTGATGGCGGGCGGCGATGAGAAAAAGACGCTCAAGAAAACCGCGCAGCAGATCTCGGATTCGGTGATTGCGAAACTGCACGGGGTGGCGCAGTGA
- a CDS encoding acid phosphatase: MTDNDPTLPPNPDNAPDDPERRRVLTGIAAVGIGLALTGCKTEQSTASGTAPRSAADLRLDAALHDQVKQIVVIYAENRSFANLYGNFPGIQHPLDAVSAERYLQLDRDGKTPLPRLPAIWGGLVPQAQEVDGKRYMIGQKDIANLRNGPFHITDAQGAPLPTGVITRDLVHRFYQNQMQINAGRNNQFAAWGDSGGLVMGHYRNSADTLRLWNLAQQYTLCDNFFMAAFGGSWMNHIFLISAQAPFYPDIHNSPAKKMVSVVDGDDPTGTRLKLAPDSPASALDGPPKFVNDGAFTPDGYAVNTMAPPYQPSNVRPAEGGNPAFADPSNPRVMPPQNYATIGDRLTDKGVDWAWYSGAWQYALEHQDTGAVPDFQYHHQPFNYFANYAPGTAARRKYLRDAGLGDDASTNRLIADIDAGRLPAVTFYKPQGDLNMHAGYADVASGDRHIANVIEHIQRGPQWANTVVVVTVDENGGWWDPVSPPKGDRWGPGSRIPALVISPLARKGYIDHTVYDTNSILRLISRVHGLAPLDGVVARDRAFAQNGLAPLGDLTGTLDLA; the protein is encoded by the coding sequence ATGACAGACAACGACCCCACCCTGCCGCCGAACCCCGACAACGCCCCCGACGATCCCGAACGCCGCCGTGTCTTAACCGGGATCGCGGCGGTCGGCATCGGACTCGCACTGACCGGCTGCAAGACCGAACAAAGTACCGCGAGCGGCACCGCGCCGCGCAGTGCCGCGGACTTGCGGCTCGACGCCGCGCTACACGATCAGGTCAAGCAGATCGTGGTGATCTACGCCGAGAACCGCAGCTTCGCGAACCTGTACGGCAACTTTCCCGGCATCCAGCATCCGCTCGATGCAGTGAGCGCCGAGCGTTATCTGCAACTCGACCGCGACGGCAAGACGCCGCTGCCGCGTCTGCCGGCCATCTGGGGCGGCCTCGTGCCGCAAGCGCAAGAAGTGGACGGCAAGCGCTACATGATTGGTCAGAAAGACATCGCCAATCTGCGCAACGGCCCGTTTCATATCACCGACGCGCAAGGCGCGCCGCTGCCGACCGGCGTGATCACCCGCGATCTCGTGCATCGTTTCTATCAGAACCAGATGCAGATCAACGCCGGGCGCAACAATCAGTTTGCCGCATGGGGCGATTCCGGCGGCCTGGTGATGGGGCACTACCGCAATTCCGCCGACACACTGCGCCTGTGGAATCTCGCGCAGCAATACACGTTGTGCGACAACTTCTTCATGGCGGCCTTCGGCGGTTCGTGGATGAATCACATCTTCCTGATCTCGGCGCAGGCGCCCTTCTATCCCGACATCCATAACAGTCCGGCAAAGAAAATGGTCTCGGTGGTCGACGGCGACGATCCGACCGGCACGCGCCTCAAGCTGGCGCCGGACTCGCCCGCGTCCGCGCTCGACGGGCCGCCGAAATTCGTCAACGACGGCGCATTTACCCCCGACGGCTACGCCGTCAACACCATGGCGCCACCTTACCAGCCGAGCAATGTGCGTCCGGCCGAAGGCGGCAATCCCGCGTTCGCCGACCCCTCGAATCCGCGCGTGATGCCGCCGCAAAACTACGCGACGATCGGCGACCGTCTGACGGACAAGGGTGTCGACTGGGCGTGGTACAGCGGTGCGTGGCAGTACGCGCTGGAGCATCAGGACACCGGCGCGGTGCCCGACTTCCAGTACCACCATCAGCCATTCAACTACTTCGCCAATTACGCGCCGGGCACGGCCGCGCGGCGCAAGTATCTGCGCGACGCGGGCCTTGGCGACGACGCTTCCACCAACCGCCTGATTGCGGATATCGATGCCGGGCGCTTGCCGGCAGTCACGTTCTACAAACCGCAGGGCGACCTGAACATGCACGCGGGGTATGCGGACGTCGCGTCGGGAGACCGCCACATCGCGAACGTGATCGAACATATTCAGCGCGGCCCGCAGTGGGCCAACACCGTCGTGGTCGTCACGGTCGACGAGAACGGCGGCTGGTGGGATCCGGTCTCGCCGCCGAAAGGCGACCGCTGGGGGCCGGGGTCGCGGATTCCCGCGCTGGTGATTTCGCCGTTGGCCAGAAAGGGCTATATCGACCACACGGTGTACGACACCAATTCGATTCTTCGCCTGATTAGCCGCGTGCACGGGCTGGCGCCGCTCGATGGGGTGGTCGCGCGAGATCGGGCATTCGCGCAGAATGGCCTGGCCCCGCTGGGCGATTTGACCGGTACGCTGGACCTGGCCTAA
- a CDS encoding IclR family transcriptional regulator, translating into MAKEEQTGAGRKQTKPRGAAAPASQDEAALSHAEGADSPDSTDEESAGGSTYLVPGLERGLRILAEFSAREPILGAPELSKRIGIPRTTTFRLLQTLEALGFLERVNGDRYFRLSVAVLRLGFEYLSSLELTDVGTPILERLRDATGLSTHLLIRDQRDVVFVAKAQTHEPMFSSVKVHVGTRLPAHATVHGQVMMGDLSFEELRQLYPEPQLERFTERTPATVEELYGRVRESAALGYAVSEASFERGISVVSAPVRDQSGKITAALTVTIPRSDIGEAEEREPLIVAVCQAALELSERLSYRPRPDDPTAAQARRRLIAAN; encoded by the coding sequence ATGGCAAAAGAAGAGCAGACAGGAGCGGGACGCAAGCAAACGAAGCCACGCGGCGCGGCCGCTCCGGCTTCGCAGGACGAAGCGGCGCTGTCCCACGCGGAAGGCGCCGATTCACCCGATTCCACCGATGAAGAAAGCGCCGGCGGATCGACTTATCTCGTGCCAGGGCTGGAGCGCGGTTTGCGCATCCTCGCCGAATTCAGCGCGCGTGAGCCGATTCTGGGCGCGCCCGAATTGTCCAAGCGCATTGGCATTCCGCGCACCACCACATTTCGTCTACTGCAAACGCTCGAAGCGCTAGGCTTTCTTGAGCGCGTGAACGGCGACCGCTATTTCCGCCTGAGCGTCGCGGTGCTGCGGCTCGGCTTCGAATACCTGAGTTCGCTCGAACTGACCGATGTCGGCACGCCGATTCTCGAACGTCTGCGCGACGCGACCGGCCTGAGCACGCATCTGCTGATCCGCGACCAGCGCGACGTGGTGTTCGTCGCCAAGGCGCAAACCCATGAGCCGATGTTCAGTTCGGTGAAGGTGCATGTCGGCACGCGTCTGCCCGCGCATGCCACGGTGCATGGCCAGGTGATGATGGGCGACTTGAGTTTCGAAGAATTGCGTCAGTTGTATCCCGAGCCGCAACTCGAACGTTTCACCGAACGCACGCCCGCGACTGTCGAAGAACTATACGGACGTGTGCGCGAAAGCGCGGCGCTTGGCTACGCCGTGAGCGAAGCGTCTTTTGAACGCGGGATTTCGGTCGTGAGCGCGCCGGTGCGCGACCAGAGCGGCAAGATCACGGCCGCGTTGACGGTCACCATTCCGCGTTCCGATATCGGCGAAGCAGAAGAACGCGAGCCGCTCATCGTCGCGGTTTGCCAGGCGGCGCTCGAATTGTCCGAACGCCTCAGCTACCGTCCGCGGCCGGATGATCCGACCGCGGCTCAAGCGCGCCGCAGACTGATTGCGGCGAACTGA
- a CDS encoding porin has translation MKHIIAAAGLTAICATTGAWAQSSVTLYGSLDAGIAYISNAGGSSKWIEEQGNMQPDRWGLKGVEDLGGGLKTVFQLENGFYTNTGAFAKAGTLFNRQAFVGLSSDQIGTVTLGHQTPFSFDILDPFSTAYLAASWYAFHPGNIDELADTGVVPFDNSVKFRSASFDGFSVGAMMGLGNTTNFSTGKTLSFALSYANGPFKAGATYANEHNRTPSIVTTGLTTFQGVAAANYSADKVENMGAGASYQFGKLLVHGLYTRVKLESSGHSDTYQSYDVGANYQFTPFNTVAGGAATTTLAGHRWTQFMIGDIYALSKSTQLYVNALYERAGSNTDAAFFTAGVSSGRNQTIFLTGIHHSF, from the coding sequence GTGAAGCACATCATTGCGGCGGCCGGCTTGACGGCAATCTGCGCAACGACTGGCGCATGGGCGCAAAGCAGTGTCACGCTATACGGCAGCCTGGATGCCGGTATCGCGTATATCAGCAATGCAGGCGGCAGTTCGAAGTGGATCGAAGAGCAAGGCAACATGCAGCCGGACCGCTGGGGCCTGAAGGGCGTCGAGGATCTGGGCGGTGGCCTGAAGACCGTTTTCCAGTTGGAAAACGGCTTCTATACGAACACGGGCGCATTCGCCAAAGCCGGCACGCTGTTCAATCGCCAGGCGTTCGTGGGCTTGAGTTCGGACCAGATCGGCACGGTAACGCTGGGTCACCAGACGCCGTTCAGTTTCGACATACTGGACCCGTTTAGCACGGCCTATCTGGCCGCGAGCTGGTACGCGTTCCACCCGGGCAACATCGACGAGCTTGCGGACACCGGCGTGGTGCCGTTCGACAACTCGGTGAAGTTCCGCTCGGCGAGCTTCGACGGCTTCTCGGTCGGCGCGATGATGGGTCTCGGCAACACGACCAACTTCTCCACGGGCAAGACACTGAGCTTCGCACTTAGTTATGCGAATGGTCCGTTCAAGGCCGGCGCGACCTATGCGAACGAGCACAACCGTACGCCGTCGATCGTGACGACCGGTCTCACCACCTTCCAGGGTGTCGCCGCTGCGAACTACAGCGCGGACAAGGTCGAGAACATGGGCGCGGGCGCGTCATACCAGTTCGGCAAGCTGCTGGTACATGGTTTGTACACGCGCGTGAAGCTGGAGTCGTCCGGTCATTCGGACACGTATCAGAGCTACGACGTGGGTGCGAACTACCAGTTCACGCCGTTCAACACCGTCGCGGGCGGCGCCGCGACAACCACGCTAGCCGGCCACCGCTGGACGCAGTTCATGATCGGGGATATCTACGCGCTGTCGAAATCGACACAGTTGTACGTGAATGCACTATATGAGCGCGCGGGCTCGAATACGGACGCCGCGTTCTTCACGGCAGGGGTGTCGAGCGGGCGGAACCAGACGATTTTCCTGACGGGTATCCACCACTCGTTCTGA
- a CDS encoding non-heme iron oxygenase ferredoxin subunit — MTEQWRCAGHAGDLSEDAPLEFKLDGTEIGIYKVGDALYALENVCPHAYALLTQGFVDGDTVECPLHEAVFHIPTGKCLKEPGGRDLKMYSVRLAGEEIQIKVE; from the coding sequence ATGACTGAACAATGGCGCTGCGCCGGCCATGCCGGCGACCTGTCCGAAGACGCGCCGCTCGAGTTCAAGCTCGACGGCACGGAAATCGGCATCTACAAGGTGGGCGATGCGCTGTACGCGCTGGAAAACGTCTGCCCTCATGCATACGCATTGCTGACGCAGGGCTTTGTCGACGGCGACACCGTCGAATGCCCGCTACACGAAGCCGTGTTCCATATCCCGACCGGCAAATGCTTGAAAGAGCCCGGTGGCCGCGACCTGAAGATGTACTCGGTACGTCTCGCCGGCGAAGAAATCCAGATCAAGGTGGAATGA
- a CDS encoding recombinase-like helix-turn-helix domain-containing protein, producing MREQIVNFNPFLKPWLAPQPNNVAGKGVIEKPGETENFIWQTRKAEPTQYENDFGDALEKVFEAGANELQEVVDGLNRVGFRTPEGNAWDAERLAAEFRLLAE from the coding sequence ATGCGAGAGCAAATCGTGAACTTCAATCCCTTCCTGAAGCCGTGGCTCGCGCCGCAGCCGAACAACGTCGCCGGCAAGGGCGTGATCGAAAAGCCGGGCGAGACCGAAAACTTCATCTGGCAAACGCGTAAGGCAGAGCCGACCCAATACGAGAACGACTTCGGCGATGCGCTCGAAAAGGTTTTCGAAGCCGGCGCGAATGAATTGCAGGAAGTTGTCGACGGTTTGAACCGCGTGGGTTTCCGCACTCCGGAAGGCAACGCGTGGGACGCCGAGCGTCTCGCCGCCGAATTCCGCCTGCTCGCCGAATAA
- a CDS encoding aromatic ring-hydroxylating oxygenase subunit alpha, whose amino-acid sequence MTSPNTTTQDAADPIQSYLNRGLRNYWYPVAPSWQVGDAPVGITRLGDQIVLWRDKEGKVHALEDRCPHRGARLSLGWNLGGSVACWYHGIEINGGGTVTKVPAVSNCPLEGQKCVKSYPVEEYAGAIFLWFGDDAHKEPAPLELPEELVGDEYASFLCMSNWKCNYQYAIDNVMDPMHGAYLHATSHSMAEGDKQADMRVRKTETGLMFEKVGQRDVNFDWVELGETGTLWMRLAIPYKKKFGPGGNFGIIGFAVPVDENNCQVYFWRTRKVSGWQRDAWRFMYRNRLEGLHWAVLEQDRYVLESMAPNAREHEFLYQHDVGMTRVRRMFRQRAQQHFAELDAYHAQTAQAGTTQTEAAGHSHA is encoded by the coding sequence ATGACGTCCCCCAATACAACGACTCAAGACGCGGCCGACCCGATCCAGTCTTATCTGAACCGTGGCTTGCGCAATTACTGGTATCCGGTCGCACCGAGTTGGCAGGTCGGCGACGCGCCGGTCGGCATCACGCGCCTCGGCGACCAGATCGTGCTGTGGCGCGACAAGGAAGGCAAAGTCCACGCGCTCGAAGACCGCTGCCCGCACCGCGGCGCGCGTCTGTCGCTCGGCTGGAACCTCGGCGGCAGCGTTGCATGCTGGTATCACGGCATTGAAATCAATGGCGGCGGCACGGTCACGAAAGTCCCGGCTGTTTCGAACTGCCCGCTGGAAGGCCAGAAGTGCGTGAAGTCGTATCCGGTCGAAGAGTATGCCGGCGCGATCTTCCTGTGGTTCGGCGATGACGCCCACAAAGAACCCGCTCCGCTCGAGCTGCCGGAAGAACTGGTCGGCGACGAATACGCGAGTTTCCTGTGCATGTCGAACTGGAAATGCAATTACCAGTACGCGATCGACAACGTGATGGACCCAATGCACGGCGCTTATCTGCATGCGACTTCGCACTCGATGGCCGAAGGCGACAAGCAGGCCGATATGCGTGTGCGCAAGACGGAAACCGGCTTGATGTTCGAAAAGGTCGGACAGCGCGACGTGAATTTCGACTGGGTCGAACTCGGTGAAACCGGCACGCTGTGGATGCGCCTCGCGATTCCATACAAGAAGAAGTTCGGCCCGGGCGGCAACTTCGGGATCATCGGCTTCGCCGTGCCCGTCGACGAAAACAACTGCCAGGTTTACTTCTGGCGCACGCGCAAGGTGTCGGGCTGGCAGCGCGACGCATGGCGTTTCATGTATCGCAACCGCCTCGAAGGTCTGCATTGGGCCGTGCTGGAACAGGATCGCTATGTTCTCGAAAGCATGGCGCCGAATGCACGCGAGCACGAATTCCTCTATCAGCACGACGTCGGCATGACGCGTGTGCGGCGCATGTTCCGTCAACGCGCCCAGCAGCATTTCGCCGAGCTGGATGCGTATCACGCTCAGACCGCTCAGGCAGGCACTACTCAAACCGAGGCAGCAGGCCACAGCCATGCATAA
- a CDS encoding SDR family oxidoreductase codes for MHNEASAALPALKDRRVLVTGGARGLGAAFVRALVQAGAQVVFGDVLHDEGRALATSLVEQGHAVTYLPLDLADPASIRQFADQAVAQLGGLDALINNAAITNSGGKFADELSVDTWDAVMNVNVRGTWLMSSAALPYLRDSGRGSIVNIASDTAMWGAPKLLAYVASKGAVISMTRSLAREFGAHGVTVNAIAPGLTEVEATAYVPAERHQYYLQGRALTRAQVPDDVTGPVLFLLSDAARFVTGQLLPVNGGFVMN; via the coding sequence ATGCATAACGAAGCGTCAGCGGCTTTGCCGGCACTCAAAGACCGGCGCGTCCTCGTGACCGGCGGCGCGCGCGGTCTCGGCGCGGCGTTCGTTCGCGCGCTGGTGCAAGCCGGTGCGCAAGTCGTGTTCGGCGACGTCCTGCATGACGAAGGCCGCGCGCTTGCGACGTCGCTGGTCGAGCAGGGCCACGCGGTGACGTATCTGCCGCTCGATCTCGCTGATCCCGCCAGCATCAGGCAGTTTGCCGATCAGGCCGTGGCGCAGCTCGGCGGGCTCGACGCATTGATCAACAACGCGGCGATCACCAACTCGGGCGGCAAGTTCGCCGACGAGTTGTCGGTCGATACGTGGGACGCCGTGATGAACGTCAACGTGCGCGGCACGTGGCTGATGAGTAGCGCTGCGTTGCCGTATCTGCGCGACTCGGGCCGCGGCAGCATCGTCAATATCGCTTCGGACACGGCAATGTGGGGCGCGCCGAAGCTGCTCGCGTATGTCGCAAGCAAGGGCGCCGTGATCTCGATGACCCGCTCGCTGGCGCGCGAATTCGGTGCCCACGGCGTGACGGTCAACGCGATCGCGCCGGGCCTCACCGAAGTCGAAGCCACCGCTTACGTACCCGCCGAGCGTCACCAGTATTACCTGCAAGGCCGCGCGCTGACGCGCGCACAGGTGCCCGACGACGTCACCGGGCCGGTGCTGTTCCTGTTGTCCGATGCCGCGCGCTTCGTGACTGGCCAGTTGCTGCCGGTCAACGGCGGCTTCGTGATGAATTGA
- a CDS encoding cupin domain-containing protein yields the protein MADAELERKSWEQPADASFAQWLDGRVARLETRRYDWDALKFQADYDPKYRRAQMRYVGTGGTGVAKDMNTVPAGGFTFSTMVIPAGNIGPSHIHMDVEEIFFVLRGKMKVICEKDGETWEAVLGERDLISVPPGVYRTEVNIGEEDALMCVMLGSPKPITPTYPPDSPLARLKR from the coding sequence ATGGCGGACGCCGAACTCGAACGCAAATCGTGGGAACAACCCGCGGACGCGAGCTTTGCACAATGGCTGGATGGCCGCGTCGCGCGCCTGGAAACGCGTCGTTATGACTGGGACGCGCTGAAGTTCCAGGCCGACTACGACCCGAAGTATCGCCGCGCGCAAATGCGCTATGTCGGCACGGGCGGCACGGGCGTCGCGAAGGACATGAACACGGTGCCCGCGGGCGGCTTCACGTTTTCGACGATGGTGATTCCGGCCGGCAACATCGGCCCGAGCCATATCCATATGGATGTCGAAGAAATCTTCTTCGTGCTGCGCGGCAAGATGAAAGTGATCTGCGAAAAAGACGGCGAAACGTGGGAAGCCGTGCTCGGCGAGCGCGATCTGATTTCGGTGCCGCCGGGCGTGTATCGCACGGAGGTGAACATCGGCGAAGAAGACGCGTTGATGTGCGTGATGCTCGGTTCGCCGAAGCCAATCACGCCGACGTATCCGCCGGATTCGCCGTTGGCCAGGCTCAAACGCTAA
- a CDS encoding alpha/beta fold hydrolase produces MSAVPSRIADNVAQNATLEARLARFPAQQIWLASQRAVSYREADSAASDALPLVLLHGIGSGAASWVQQFEMLGDARRVLAWDAPGYGASTPVEADSPAAGDYATVLKEWLDALGIERCVLLGHSLGAIVAGAFAVTNPQQVAGLLLLSPAGGYGASPADVRESKRDQRLAMIKELGPQGLAEKRSTNMLSANASDEARAWVRWNMSRVISRGYAQATHLLANADLASDLARYKGRISIAVGADDAITPPEACERLALTAGTRLQVVPGAGHAGYIEAPTAYTAIIDTFCRASDGQRSQ; encoded by the coding sequence ATGTCCGCAGTCCCGTCCCGTATCGCTGATAACGTCGCTCAGAACGCTACGCTCGAAGCGCGCCTTGCACGCTTTCCGGCGCAGCAGATCTGGCTCGCATCGCAACGTGCGGTGAGTTATCGCGAGGCGGATAGCGCCGCAAGTGACGCACTGCCTTTGGTGCTGCTTCACGGTATCGGGTCAGGCGCGGCTTCGTGGGTACAACAGTTTGAAATGTTGGGCGACGCGCGCCGTGTGCTGGCGTGGGATGCGCCGGGATATGGCGCGTCGACGCCGGTAGAAGCCGATTCGCCCGCTGCAGGCGACTACGCAACGGTGCTGAAAGAATGGCTCGACGCGCTCGGCATTGAGCGCTGTGTGCTGCTGGGGCATTCGCTTGGCGCGATCGTCGCCGGAGCGTTTGCTGTGACGAATCCGCAGCAGGTGGCCGGTTTGCTCCTGCTGTCGCCGGCTGGCGGATATGGCGCTTCGCCTGCGGACGTGCGCGAGAGCAAACGCGATCAGCGTCTCGCCATGATTAAGGAACTCGGCCCACAAGGTCTCGCTGAAAAACGCAGCACCAATATGTTGTCCGCGAACGCGAGCGATGAAGCGCGCGCATGGGTGCGCTGGAACATGTCGCGGGTGATCTCGCGTGGCTATGCTCAAGCAACGCATCTGCTCGCAAACGCCGATCTCGCCAGCGATCTCGCGCGCTACAAAGGCCGCATCAGCATCGCAGTCGGCGCAGACGACGCTATCACGCCCCCCGAAGCCTGCGAGCGACTCGCCCTGACGGCCGGCACCAGGTTGCAGGTTGTACCGGGTGCTGGGCATGCCGGCTATATCGAAGCACCCACCGCGTACACCGCGATCATCGACACGTTCTGTCGCGCGAGCGACGGACAACGGAGCCAATGA
- a CDS encoding IclR family transcriptional regulator, translating to MTPDTINAERAADDDRNDADTSSEINYRVPGLERGLKILTEFSPREPVLGAPELSKRLKIPRTTVFRLLQTLESLGFLERADKDRNYRLGVAVLRLGFEYLSSLELTDLGLPIIEALRNDTGLTSHIVIRDGRDVVFVAKAQSHAPIFSSVKVNVGTRLPAYATTHGQVLMSDMTLDELKKLYPEPELERFTKQTPATVEDLYERVCDDARRGYAISESSFERGISVVSAPVRNDTGRIVAVITTTIPRPEIDASLLDSGLIDKVRRAADELSQRLNYRPKGSSNAGTKYMKALGLK from the coding sequence ATGACGCCCGACACGATTAACGCCGAGCGCGCCGCGGACGACGACCGCAACGACGCAGACACCAGCAGCGAGATCAACTATCGTGTGCCGGGTCTGGAACGTGGTCTGAAGATACTGACTGAGTTCTCGCCGCGCGAGCCGGTTCTCGGCGCACCGGAACTATCAAAACGCCTGAAGATTCCCCGCACGACGGTGTTCCGTCTGCTGCAAACGCTCGAATCGCTCGGTTTTCTCGAGCGCGCCGATAAAGACCGCAACTATCGCCTCGGCGTCGCGGTGCTGCGGCTCGGTTTCGAGTACCTGAGCTCGCTTGAACTGACCGATCTCGGTTTGCCGATCATCGAAGCCTTGCGCAACGACACCGGCCTCACCAGCCATATCGTGATTCGCGACGGACGCGATGTCGTGTTCGTCGCCAAGGCGCAAAGTCATGCGCCGATCTTCAGCTCGGTGAAGGTGAATGTCGGTACGCGCTTGCCGGCCTACGCAACGACGCACGGCCAGGTGCTGATGAGCGACATGACGCTCGACGAGTTGAAAAAACTATATCCCGAGCCGGAACTGGAACGCTTTACCAAACAGACACCCGCCACCGTCGAGGACCTGTACGAACGGGTTTGCGACGACGCGAGGCGCGGTTATGCGATCAGCGAATCGTCGTTCGAACGCGGTATTTCGGTGGTGAGCGCGCCGGTTCGCAACGACACGGGCCGCATCGTCGCAGTGATCACAACCACGATTCCGCGTCCTGAGATCGACGCTTCGTTGCTCGACAGCGGCCTGATCGACAAGGTTCGCCGTGCGGCCGACGAACTCTCGCAGCGGCTCAACTATCGGCCGAAGGGTAGCTCGAACGCGGGCACGAAATACATGAAGGCACTGGGGCTCAAATGA